The region GATTACCCACACGCCTGGATCTTTGGCTGCGTCCTCAGCATTGAGCATAGGTGCTTCATCAGCATTAAACCCTAAACTAAACAGCGACTCTTTTACATGAAATCCACAATTTTAAAACCTTTTCCACTACCTGGGCTTAAACGCCGTTACTTTTATTCTACTTGCGCTTAGAAGGGGGAAAATACATAACCCACAACAAGCATTCCACCACATACCATCCCACCCGTTAACGCTCCGCGACGAATTCTGTCTCGCGCGGTAGACGTATCTCGCTagaaagagggaaaaaaaggtaATGGATTTTGTTCTTTCTCTTGCCGTAGATATTTGTGCAGAATATTCGTAATTTCATGCTGATTATAGATAATCCTACACAGTACCGACGGATCTACACTCTCCTCTTACGAGATGAATCTTTACGAGATGAAGCTTTTTCTACCTTCCAAGAATGGCTAGAGCGCCTCAATAACTAAGAGTCTAATACGGAAATATCATGTTATTTTCATTGtctaagactgtgcagaccaggcacagtcttagtcaaTCTCATTAGTATTCAGCCTAGCTTCTttgtgcatccgcactcctgaataccagactccttcataCTTCCACATCGTGTACACATGGTGTGCTCGCTGATAAGTATCCTTCAATTATGCCGGCGCATTGGCCCGTTGAACATAACATCCATCAATAGGTTCGAAAACGTGTTCCTACAccacccctcctccccaccattttccaggcCATCATCGGGCGACCAGTCCGCCAGCTCGAGATTGGCGTGCCCTGTATCGCGTAACCTCATAGGCTCCTCGTATTCCTCCGTCATACTCTGCAGTGATTCCTTGTCCACTTGGGCGGTATGCTGGAGGTGCGTCTCCTCATGCACCAGTGCGCCATAGCTATCGCTCAATCCCAACCTGGCAGACTCTTTCTCTCGCATGGCCTTGAAATGGGCTCTGAGACCCCCCACGATGCTCCCTCGAAAAGAGCTCGGTCTTCAAAGTATATCACATCCCGATAATCGATCAGTTGAGGCGCGTCCGACCCAGCAATTCTTTTGCGGTGTGGTCGACGAAGGTCCTCTTATTTGTCAGCTACAAGCCGCCGAACTATCATGAGTGCTGCTCACACAGTGGTTGTTCTTAAGGTTCCTTCATGTCCTGACAAATTGTCTAGCAGCATGAGCTATAAAGTCCGAAAGAGCTTGAAAGCTTGAAATAAGTCTAGTCTACTTCATTCAAATTCACAACATCCAACATCCGAACTGGACCTCACCAAGACGGCGGAATCCAATACTCCCGCCAATGCTCCTCCGTATCCTTAGTTGTCTAGCAAGGCCCGGTAGTAATGCATCATTGGTATTAACTTGCTCCATTCTGCTCAGTCCGCAGTCTTAGATTGTTCCTTTGAAACATGCCAAAACCAGATGGAAGATCATTGAAGTATGCTTAGGCCAGATTACACCAATTGTGCTGTTTTAATGAGCACATGGAAATAACACCTCCTACCCCTAGACACGCTTCTTGGAAGCTTTAAAGATTCGAATGGGTTCGGAGCAAGTTTGATGAGCTACTGCAGCCTATAGTCCGACTGTGCGATGTTTCGCTATGTGTGAGGATTTGTCATTGGTTTTTCCTTTCTCGCACTATCCAGCCGCTGGCAACGATGTGACGACGATGTTGTTGAGGTCCTTAGGAAGGAGTCATTTACTTCAGGATGAGGGTAAATGTGTCAAATTTGGACTTTTCGATGTTTCAATTGGTACGAAGCAGCGGGACACAGTATTTATAAATACGATTGTTCGCGCATGTCAGGATACCACGCTCCTTGCGGCACCCCATAAAAACGACATATTCAGTCATATACCTGAACGAGGACGGATTTCTCGCAGACTATGCCGTAGAATACTCTCCGGTGCCTGTGATGAAGGCTTTTTAATTGACCGGAATTTGAAGTTGCCCTACACTCCAACCTCGCCCGTTGTAGTGAGCCCGAACCCTTTTGAAAGGTACGACTGGGAATCCTGTTTAGTCAATCTAGACAACAGTGACGAGCATTTTGATCATGGTTTGAATTGAAATATACTACCCGGAACGGCTTGACGACTATAGGCTGGATAAGCTACATGGGTCACTCGGGTGGAGGACCGCTACCAAGCACCTACTAATCGGCTTTCAGGACCGTGATGGAAGATTAACGGTACTTAAGAGGAAGGTAGAAGAGAGCGGCCACACTACATGGGAGCTGTCTGGACTTATTGTGCCATCTGTCGCTTGTCCCGGCGCAATGTGATTTACGCCATGGGTACGTAATAATTGTTTGTTTTCTCTTCGAGCGACTTCGCCACAGATCGACTGGGCATTGATTCCGAATTCGTCTGGCGAACTAACGATCGGGTCCTAATCTCAAACGGAACTTGATCGGTCAGGGGCCCGGTGCCATGCAGCCACCGAGCATATGGTCGGCAAGCTTCTGTTACGGATCCTGTTCGGATTCAATATCAAGGGTCTGGCGCCTCAGGCAGATAATCATGGAAGTTCTGGTACAATCAAGATGTAGGTATCCTTCTCTGGGAGATGCTACGTTGGCGGAATTGTCGGGATCAGCCGCTGTTTTCGGGCAAGGCCTTGTCATGGTGTTGCTACCAGGTTACATGCGTATAGCTTTATAAATGTATTTACGACGGGGGGAGGTCCCCTGGCCTGGGAAGATCCCCCCAGGTTCAGTTCTGATTACCCCGAGTATTCGTTCTCCTATCGTTGATTATAGGTGGTGTTCGAGTCCTTACCTGGCTAACAGGCTAATCTATCCTGACAGAGTAGATCCCTTATCATTTAAACCATTCAATTTGCATGACTTACCTTTTCTCTGTATCTCCATTGTAAATGGACCTGCTCTGTTATACCGACTGTGCATCTCGCCAATAGCTGCCCCTGGCGTTAAGACGGCTGTCCGCATAAGCGTTGTCCCACGCGCCTTACACGTCCCTGATCCATGCTCGCGCGGCGGGTTTGGTCCTCCGAGCGCAGTGTCCCGTGGATTTCTTGCGAAACAGGTGGCCCGACGAGCCGGAGCGGGATAGTATGGGTCGCACGGACGGAAGTGCGGGAACAAGCGGCCGGTACCGTGGGATCCAGTATAATAAGGTTTATCTACCGCTATGGGTATAATTATAGTAAACCCTTAATCTGAACATTAACCTCTTAGAGCACTCTCAGCCTCTGCATAGTCACACTTCAACCACCCCACCTGCTCAGAACGTTGGCTTAAAGAGATACCTTTATCTATGTCggagatatcatcatcaactATCCATCTTTGTAACGTTGAGTTCTCGCGCCATCGTCTCGAACACTCACAAGAGTTAGAGTTACCGAGATTCCCTCGCTCTGAAAAGGCAAGCAAACCTGTTTTCTCTATCAAGAATCAGTCTCATATAAGAAAAGTAATAAAGAGGGGGcgaataaaaaaaaaagagaggaaaagaaaagagaaatatCAGTAATACGTACACGGCTTCGTCCATCCCTAAATCTCTTCTGCTTGGTTGGAAAAGTGGAAAGCGATAGTTACATCGAACACGTGAGGGCCTACGGTGTCCACCTCAAGGATCTGTCAGGAAGTTACTAAATAAAGGCATCTCCTAAGTCAAGGAGCAGGCAGAGTACGATCCTGACTCTCTGGACATTGGCCAAGAATGGGATTGTTATAGAAGAGTTTAAACTAGCAGACCATGGTCAATTGCCAGGTGCCAAAACTAGTCTTGACTAGGTAAATGATTGAGATGCTTGATTTGTTGAGTTAAGCAGGGCTGTGTGCAAAAGGAGGGGTTCATGAATGTAGTGCAGTGAGGGGTCGACTACTGGGCAGTTAGCCGCAATTCTCAGCTTTCCATCACACCACCACAGAACTTACCTTGCAGTCGAGGCAGCATAGACAACGACCTCCAACAGCTCTCCAATCAGCAGAGACCAATGTTCTCAAGTACCCGGCGGGTAAGTAACTCTTTCCATCATCTGGCccatcttcttttcttttttgttttcaATTGTAAGCTCTCGACTAACGACGCCCGGCACCTAGGCAGAAGGCCCCTGTGCAACCGAACTGACGCAGGTATCATCGCTGCTACCTCCGCGCGGGCCATACGAGTTCAGCCTCCTGCCAACACTCACTCGACCGTTAGAGGACCTCTCGAAATGCATCGAAGGTGCGAGACAGACCTCTGCGACTGCAAATGGTTACAGCCCCACAGGGCTCGTCCCGCTAGCGGATTCGATTCTGGAAATCTGTCAGGCTGCTTGTACAGCTTATGGTCTTGTTGACGGTGCTATTGCTGCAGGTGTGGGTACAGGAAGCAGTGATAATAGCCCTACTGCCACAGGAAtaggagcagcaggacttACAGGAGACCgcccctcctcttccggcGCATCGACCTGGCGCTGTGTAAAAACCCCCATGACGCTGGGATCGCTTACGCTACAGAATGAAGAAGAGTCGCTGCTCGCAAGGCAGATCGTGTACGCCGTGTTGACAAGCTTGAGCGCATTACTGCGAGAAGTTTATGTTCGAGAGAAGGACGTTGTTTCAGAGACTGATGTGGTGGGGGAAGGAGGGGTAGGAGCTGGAGCGGCACTGTATGGGCGTGAAGGGGCTGGAGCCGTTAGTCAGTGTCTCTCGAGGGTTTTAGCGCTCTTGGGAAAGATAGTACCTGAGTGATTCTACTTTGTTGATCTTTCACAATTCCAATTTCCTAGTTTGTTGCTGGCATTTGGCTACTAGGCACCCTCTACCCCGATAGGCTAGGATATCCTGATCCCGGTGTTGAGCGGAAACCTCCCGGCCCCGATATGCAGACTCGTCGGGAGATTTCAAGCAAACCCAGAGAGCAATTACAAATCAGTCGGGACCAGAAACAGACGTGCTCATAGTGATAGATAGACATATCAAGCCATGAATAGGTGTTTTGAGGTTACCACAATTGACATCCTGATCATGACAATGGCAGCCCTCGACGTCTTCAACGTTCCATACTCTGTGCCTCTCTTAGGAAGCACCGTCGTTATACTGATCGGCTTCATTGCCATCAAAGCTCTACGTGTTGGTTCACGCCCGAAGGGGCTGCCACCTGGACCGCCGACCGAGTTCATCTGGGGCAATACGAAACAGGTACATTCTTCAAGGGTGTGCGAGGGTGCAGATTTACGGCCAAATAACTAACGCCGGCAGATTGACCTGTTTTACCCGCAATATCAGTACAGGAAGTGGGCGCAGCAATATGGGCCCGTCTATACAGTCATGCTAGGCGATACGGCGCACGTCGTTGTCAGCGGGCTGCGCGACGTGAGAGACATTTTCATCAAGCAGGGAGCAAGTTCCCAGAATCGTCCGCCCTCTCGATTCCAGTTGCTCATGCGCGACGGCTTCTTCCCCGGCTTAAACAACGGAGAGAAGTGGCGACAGTCGCGCAGAATGTGGCAGGCCGTGCTCAACAACAGTGCGGCGAAACAGTACTTACCGTATCAAGAGCTAGAGACTCGCCAGCTCCTTTTTGATCTTCTCAGGGCGCCGACGGAGTGGAGAGACCACATTGAGCGCTACAGTAACAGTGTGGCCATGA is a window of Aspergillus nidulans FGSC A4 chromosome VI DNA encoding:
- a CDS encoding uncharacterized protein (transcript_id=CADANIAT00009370) — its product is MFSSTRRAEGPCATELTQVSSLLPPRGPYEFSLLPTLTRPLEDLSKCIEGARQTSATANGYSPTGLVPLADSILEICQAACTAYGLVDGAIAAGVGTGSSDNSPTATGIGAAGLTGDRPSSSGASTWRCVKTPMTLGSLTLQNEEESLLARQIVYAVLTSLSALLREVYVREKDVVSETDVVGEGGVGAGAALYGREGAGAVSQCLSRVLALLGKIVPE